From a single Brassica oleracea var. oleracea cultivar TO1000 chromosome C5, BOL, whole genome shotgun sequence genomic region:
- the LOC106343987 gene encoding dof zinc finger protein DOF1.2, with the protein MMLPYNAYNSYQHQFPSPELEIPEKWKVPYGHDETAPPCPRCASSNTKFCYYNNYSLSQPRYFCKGCRRYWTKGGSLRNIPVGGGCRKRSRSRHNSHKRFGQNENLQRDGLINQDDGSQASHAGSVIDLAAVFAQYVTNGSPSSTDNTTGSDQDSPVTTTTTNHALDSLTWDICQETDVNLGFSGTEKIQDGFGQFLQEDEEEMFEFQGLLDDKEIQEILDCSFSDEPDQLISQGSFMINGDHWSSTDLATFGI; encoded by the coding sequence ATGATGTTGCCGTATAACGCATACAACAGCTACCAGCACCAGTTCCCATCGCCAGAGCTCGAAATTCCCGAGAAGTGGAAGGTTCCCTACGGACACGACGAGACTGCTCCACCTTGTCCTCGCTGTGCATCTTCCAACACCAAGTTTTGTTACTACAACAACTACAGCTTGTCTCAGCCTAGATACTTCTGCAAAGGTTGCCGTCGATACTGGACCAAAGGCGGCTCTCTCCGCAACATTCCCGTCGGTGGAGGCTGTCGCAAGAGAAGCAGGAGCAGACATAACAGTCACAAAAGGTTTGGTCAGAACGAGAATCTGCAGCGAGATGGTCTTATCAACCAAGATGATGGGTCCCAGGCAAGCCATGCTGGTTCTGTTATTGATCTGGCTGCGGTTTTCGCACAGTACGTGACTAACGGGAGCCCTTCGAGTACAGATAACACTACCGGATCTGATCAAGATTCACCGGTAACAACAACAACAACCAATCATGCTTTAGATTCCTTGACTTGGGACATCTGCCAAGAAACTGATGTGAATCTTGGATTCTCTGGGACCGAGAAGATCCAAGATGGTTTTGGCCAGTTTCTCCAAGAAGATGAAGAGGAGATGTTCGAGTTCCAAGGTTTACTAGATGACAAAGAGATTCAAGAGATCTTAGATTGTTCATTCTCGGACGAGCCAGACCAGTTGATTTCCCAGGGGAGCTTCATGATCAATGGTGATCACTGGAGTTCAACAGATCTTGCAACATTCGGGATTTGA
- the LOC106344502 gene encoding glutathione S-transferase T3-like: protein MDSSNFVDLLNNQEKKFIHQPFPYESFSHGGEIGSSQLPVFSTQCTETSSFCEDSPTQRKERKKWSPSDDLVLISAWLNTSKDLVVGNEQKAGAFWKRIAAYYAASPKVERGDQREAIQCKQRWQKMNDLVCKFCGSYAAATRHKTSGQSESDVVKLAYEIFFNDHKIKFNLHHAWEELRHD from the coding sequence ATGGATTCTTCTAATTTTGTTGACCTTCTCAACAATCAAGAAAAAAAATTCATTCATCAACCCTTTCCTTATGAGAGCTTTTCACATGGTGGGGAAATCGGATCATCACAACTCCCTGTGTTCAGTACGCAATGTACAGAAACGTCAAGCTTCTGTGAAGACTCACCTACACAGCGCAAAGAAAGAAAGAAATGGAGTCCCTCGGATGATCTGGTGCTCATTAGCGCGTGGTTAAACACCAGCAAGGATCTTGTCGTAGGAAATGAGCAGAAAGCAGGTGCTTTCTGGAAACGCATTGCAGCTTACTATGCAGCAAGCCCAAAGGTGGAAAGAGGTGATCAACGAGAAGCCATTCAGTGTAAGCAAAGGTGGCAGAAGATGAATGATCTTGTTTGCAAGTTCTGTGGTTCCTATGCAGCTGCAACAAGACATAAAACAAGTGGTCAGAGTGAGAGTGATGTTGTTAAACTAGCATACGAGATCTTCTTTAATGATCACAAGATTAAGTTTAACCTTCACCATGCTTGGGAGGAGCTCCGCCATGACTAG
- the LOC106344029 gene encoding protein MKS1-like — protein MDNKSPRSKEILGPRPTPLKIRKDSHKIIKKPPLAPQPLQSQPPQLPEREPSQLLPPRGPVIIYTVSPKIIHTHPNNFMTLVQRLTGKTSTSTIPSSSSPSTLALDYTSASRDTSAVFDASRGSISPAARYAAMEKANASNELGFVGGVESTNQYYQHDYHQNRATERAGILSPGPASLPQISPDFFSTVGTSDPQGFSSFFNDFSSILQATPTIPSPSSMDLFTNFFDC, from the coding sequence ATGGATAATAAATCTCCAAGATCAAAAGAAATCTTGGGACCAAGACCAACTCCATTGAAAATCCGTAAAGACTCTCACAAGATCATCAAGAAGCCACCACTAGCGCCACAACCACTGCAATCACAACCACCGCAGCTACCCGAGCGAGAACCATCACAACTATTGCCTCCACGCGGTCCAGTGATAATATACACTGTATCTCCCAAGATTATCCATACACACCCTAATAATTTCATGACATTGGTTCAACGTCTCACAGGCAAAACCTCTACCTCCACAATTCCATCCTCCTCTTCTCCATCAACCTTAGCACTAGACTACACATCTGCGTCACGAGACACGTCAGCAGTGTTCGATGCATCCCGTGGTTCGATATCTCCGGCGGCTAGGTATGCTGCGATGGAGAAAGCTAATGCCTCAAATGAACTAGGGTTTGTGGGTGGCGTAGAGAGTACGAATCAATATTACCAACATGACTATCATCAAAACCGAGCTACCGAACGTGCTGGGATCTTGTCTCCAGGGCCCGCTTCTCTACCGCAGATATCGCCAGATTTCTTTTCTACGGTTGGAACATCTGATCCTCAAGGTTTTTCGTCGTTCTTCAATGACTTTAGCTCTATCCTACAAGCCACTCCAACGATCCCGTCTCCTTCTTCCATGGACCTTTTCACAAATTTTTTTGATTGTTAG